A single genomic interval of Microbacterium sp. BLY harbors:
- a CDS encoding MATE family efflux transporter: MATTLTTGRPWRVILAFAIPLLLGNVVQQLYQFADAIVVGRHLGVQSLAAVGATGSLLFLLLGFAWGLTSGFAIPIAQAFGARDDAAVRRSVATGVLLSGITSVVLTVVAPLIAGPILALLQTPPELMAEATVFTQISFLGAGATMFFNYLSAIIRAIGDSKTPLVFLTVSCALNVGLVVLMVGPLEWGVAGAALATVVAQAVSVILCLDFVRRRLPMLHLRRADWRISRSDIADHLRLGLPMGFQASIIAIGTLTVQVALNTLGADAVAAYTTASRVDSLAVALLSSLGLAVSMYAAQNHGGRRPDRIRRGVVEATWMAVAAAVVLGGLLIAFGAPMVRLFVGDGSDDVVAMAHRMLIINGCGYWALGMLFVLRGALQGLGHTLVPTVTGVIELVMRVVAAVVLGALIGFDGVALSNPLAWVGAIVLLVPAYVRAHRALATQPVAPAEATETSAIAIVGPSDGSMVVDAVVTRPVRVVRPRRLRWPVRR, encoded by the coding sequence ATGGCCACCACCCTCACCACGGGCCGCCCGTGGCGCGTCATCCTCGCCTTCGCGATCCCGCTCCTGCTCGGCAACGTCGTGCAGCAGCTCTACCAGTTCGCCGACGCGATCGTCGTCGGACGCCACCTCGGCGTCCAGTCGCTCGCCGCCGTCGGCGCCACGGGAAGCCTCCTCTTCCTCCTCCTCGGCTTCGCGTGGGGCCTCACGAGCGGTTTCGCGATCCCGATCGCCCAGGCCTTCGGTGCGCGCGACGACGCCGCGGTGCGCCGCTCGGTCGCGACCGGCGTGCTCCTCAGCGGCATCACCAGCGTCGTCCTGACGGTGGTCGCCCCCCTCATCGCGGGACCCATCCTCGCGCTGCTGCAGACGCCGCCCGAGCTCATGGCCGAGGCCACGGTGTTCACGCAGATCAGCTTCCTCGGCGCGGGCGCGACGATGTTCTTCAACTACCTCTCCGCGATCATCCGCGCGATCGGCGACTCCAAGACGCCGCTGGTCTTCCTCACGGTGTCGTGCGCGCTGAACGTCGGCCTCGTGGTGCTCATGGTCGGCCCGCTGGAATGGGGCGTCGCGGGGGCCGCGCTCGCGACCGTCGTCGCGCAGGCCGTCTCGGTGATCCTCTGCCTGGACTTCGTGCGCCGGCGGCTGCCGATGCTCCACCTGCGCCGCGCGGACTGGCGCATCTCCCGCTCCGACATCGCCGACCATCTGCGCCTCGGCCTCCCCATGGGATTCCAGGCCTCGATCATCGCGATCGGAACGCTCACCGTGCAGGTCGCGCTGAACACCCTCGGCGCCGACGCGGTCGCCGCCTACACGACCGCGTCCCGCGTCGACAGCCTGGCGGTCGCCCTGCTCTCCTCGCTCGGACTCGCCGTGTCGATGTACGCCGCCCAGAACCACGGCGGGCGCCGCCCCGACCGCATCCGCCGCGGCGTCGTCGAGGCGACCTGGATGGCCGTCGCGGCCGCCGTCGTGCTCGGCGGGCTGCTGATCGCCTTCGGTGCCCCCATGGTGCGGCTCTTCGTCGGCGACGGCTCCGACGACGTCGTCGCCATGGCGCACCGCATGCTCATCATCAACGGCTGCGGCTACTGGGCGCTCGGCATGCTCTTCGTCCTGCGCGGGGCGCTGCAGGGCCTCGGCCACACGCTCGTGCCCACGGTGACCGGGGTGATCGAGCTCGTGATGCGCGTCGTGGCCGCGGTGGTCCTCGGTGCCCTGATCGGCTTCGACGGCGTCGCCCTCAGCAACCCGCTCGCCTGGGTCGGGGCGATCGTGCTCCTCGTGCCGGCGTACGTCCGCGCGCACCGCGCTCTGGCCACCCAGCCGGTGGCCCCGGCCGAGGCCACCGAGACGTCCGCCATCGCGATCGTCGGACCGTCCGACGGATCCATGGTCGTCGACGCCGTCGTCACCCGCCCGGTCCGTGTCGTGCGGCCGCGTCGCCTCCGGTGGCCGGTCCGGCGCTGA
- the cycA gene encoding D-serine/D-alanine/glycine transporter, with translation MTKEDTGAIRQGQTGAEGEEHLRRALSNRHIQLLAIGGAIGTGLFMGSGKTISVAGPSVIFVYMIIGFMLFFVMRAMGELLLSNLKYKSFSDFASDLLGPWAGFFTGWTYWFCWVVTGVADVIAIAGYTDALIPGVPLWIPGLLVVVILLALNLPTVAAFGEMEFWFALIKIVAIVALIVTGLVMILTGFSHDAGTASFANLWDHGGMFPHGFLGFVAGFQIAVFAFVGIELVGTAAAETKDPTRNLPKAINAIPIRVLLFYVGALIILMSVTPWTEYVAGESPFIAMFALAGLGIAATVVNLVVLTSAMSSANSGIYSTSRMVFGLAQDGDAPRLFGRLSKRRVPQNALFLSCILLLSGVVLLYAGKDIGTAFEMVTTVSAVCFMFVWTIFLCSYLVYRRRRPEKAATSAFKMPGGVFMVFVVLAFFLFILWALTTQPDTLIALLVTPIWFAILIVAWLFVRKSPHHLQRHAAHIAYMRDDSIPAD, from the coding sequence GTGACGAAGGAAGACACGGGGGCGATCCGCCAGGGGCAGACCGGAGCCGAAGGCGAGGAGCACCTGCGGCGCGCGCTCAGCAACCGGCACATCCAGCTGCTCGCCATCGGCGGGGCCATCGGCACCGGCCTGTTCATGGGCAGCGGCAAGACGATCTCCGTCGCCGGACCATCCGTGATCTTCGTCTACATGATCATCGGGTTCATGCTGTTCTTCGTCATGCGAGCGATGGGCGAGCTGCTGCTGTCGAACCTCAAGTACAAGTCGTTCAGCGACTTCGCGAGCGACCTCCTCGGCCCGTGGGCCGGCTTCTTCACCGGATGGACCTACTGGTTCTGCTGGGTGGTCACGGGGGTGGCCGACGTGATCGCGATCGCGGGATACACCGACGCGCTCATCCCGGGCGTCCCGCTGTGGATCCCCGGCCTGCTCGTCGTCGTGATCCTCCTCGCGCTCAACCTCCCCACCGTCGCGGCCTTCGGCGAGATGGAGTTCTGGTTCGCCCTCATCAAGATCGTCGCGATCGTCGCCCTCATCGTCACCGGCCTGGTGATGATCCTCACCGGCTTCTCCCACGACGCCGGCACCGCCAGCTTCGCCAACCTGTGGGATCACGGCGGCATGTTCCCGCACGGCTTCCTCGGCTTCGTCGCCGGCTTCCAGATCGCCGTGTTCGCCTTCGTCGGCATCGAGCTCGTCGGCACCGCCGCCGCAGAGACCAAGGACCCGACGCGCAACCTGCCGAAGGCCATCAACGCCATCCCCATCCGCGTCCTGCTGTTCTACGTCGGCGCGCTCATCATCCTCATGTCCGTGACCCCGTGGACCGAGTACGTCGCCGGTGAGAGTCCCTTCATCGCGATGTTCGCCCTCGCGGGCCTCGGCATCGCCGCCACCGTCGTCAACCTCGTGGTGCTCACCTCGGCGATGTCCAGCGCGAACTCCGGCATCTACTCCACGTCGCGCATGGTGTTCGGACTGGCGCAGGACGGCGACGCCCCTCGCCTGTTCGGCCGGCTCTCGAAGCGCCGCGTCCCGCAGAACGCCCTGTTCCTGTCCTGCATCCTGCTGCTGTCCGGCGTCGTCCTGCTCTACGCGGGCAAAGACATCGGCACGGCGTTCGAGATGGTCACCACGGTGTCGGCCGTCTGCTTCATGTTCGTGTGGACGATCTTCCTGTGCAGCTACCTCGTCTACCGGCGCCGTCGCCCGGAGAAGGCGGCGACCTCGGCGTTCAAGATGCCGGGCGGCGTGTTCATGGTCTTCGTGGTGCTCGCGTTCTTCCTGTTCATCCTCTGGGCGCTGACCACCCAGCCGGACACCCTGATCGCGCTGCTCGTGACGCCCATCTGGTTCGCGATCCTCATCGTCGCGTGGCTGTTCGTGCGCAAGTCCCCGCATCACCTGCAGCGTCACGCCGCGCACATCGCGTACATGCGCGACGACTCGATCCCGGCCGACTAG
- a CDS encoding DUF2871 domain-containing protein has protein sequence MRRLFTAAFASMLVGVASGLFYREFTKINGFPEGAPTQLGLVHTHLLVLGFVVLLVVMLLEKAFALSESRLFGWFFWTYTAGLVLTSAMLVWHGCLTVLGQESTKMIAGIAGVGHMLLAAGMVLLFLALRPRVFGPKAAARERATLESVA, from the coding sequence ATGCGCAGGCTCTTCACCGCCGCGTTCGCCTCCATGCTGGTGGGCGTCGCCTCCGGACTCTTCTACCGCGAGTTCACCAAGATCAACGGCTTCCCGGAGGGGGCGCCGACGCAGCTCGGACTCGTGCACACGCATCTGCTCGTGCTGGGCTTCGTCGTCTTGCTCGTGGTGATGCTGCTGGAGAAGGCGTTCGCACTGTCGGAGAGCCGCCTGTTCGGCTGGTTCTTCTGGACCTACACGGCCGGGCTCGTGCTGACCTCCGCGATGCTCGTCTGGCACGGCTGCCTCACGGTGCTCGGCCAGGAGTCGACGAAGATGATCGCCGGCATCGCGGGCGTGGGGCACATGCTGCTCGCCGCCGGCATGGTGCTGCTGTTCCTCGCGCTCCGCCCTCGCGTGTTCGGCCCGAAGGCCGCGGCCCGGGAGCGCGCGACCCTCGAGTCGGTGGCCTGA
- a CDS encoding response regulator transcription factor: MTPVRILLVDDHPIVRAGVRSLFDHRDDAEVVGEAASGEEAVALARHLRPDVVLCDLRLGAGMDGVQTTAALRALDPAPAVLLLTTFDRDAQILGAIEAGAAGYLLKDVDPEDIIRAVRQAASGGQVLTPELTARVGRALRAPRVQLTGRELDVLRLLDTGASNREIAKALFVTEATVKTHLVHVFEKLGADSRAKAVAIARDTGLL; encoded by the coding sequence GTGACCCCCGTGCGGATCCTGCTCGTCGACGACCACCCCATCGTGCGCGCCGGCGTCCGTTCGCTGTTCGACCACCGCGACGACGCCGAGGTCGTGGGCGAGGCGGCGTCCGGGGAGGAGGCTGTCGCGCTCGCCCGTCATCTGCGCCCCGACGTCGTCCTCTGCGATCTCCGGCTGGGGGCGGGAATGGACGGGGTGCAGACGACGGCCGCACTCCGCGCCCTCGACCCGGCCCCGGCGGTGCTCCTGCTCACGACGTTCGACCGCGACGCCCAGATCCTCGGCGCGATCGAGGCGGGCGCGGCCGGGTACCTGCTCAAGGACGTCGACCCGGAGGACATCATCCGGGCGGTGCGTCAGGCCGCATCCGGCGGGCAGGTGCTGACGCCGGAGCTGACCGCGCGCGTCGGGCGGGCTCTCCGCGCCCCGCGGGTGCAGCTCACGGGGCGCGAGCTCGACGTGCTCCGGCTGCTCGACACCGGCGCCTCGAACCGGGAGATCGCGAAGGCGCTGTTCGTGACCGAGGCGACGGTGAAGACCCACCTCGTGCACGTCTTCGAGAAGCTCGGGGCCGACAGCCGCGCGAAGGCGGTCGCGATCGCCCGGGACACCGGTCTGCTCTGA
- a CDS encoding sensor histidine kinase gives MPTGDTAEPDLPGGRLGVRGRSWGRLVASLRIGQAVITVVLTVVGVLRSLADGLPVPGLLAIALAFLGWYGGGLLLSSRTDDRALAAGWLLGLTVIWLAAVALSPEFVWLAFSLWLLAGFLLRLRGAVLLSILILVVVIVAPLLHTGTTTYANVIGPLVGGLFALGISRGYLELVRDGRERRRLIASLVATQQEMAALQDELARTQRESGAAAERTRVSRDIHDTVAQSLSSIVLLARSAQEHEEGRGRALAQIGALAAEGLADARRIVDDLMPAELDGSALSEALARMVDRLAAETGIATAFHADEELPALGLDAEVALLRTAQSALANVRSHAGATRVVVTLADAGDAVRLDVVDDGRGFDPSRLESPGPGGGYGLRAMRARLRELGGGLDVESAPGDGAALSAHLPLGGRS, from the coding sequence ATGCCGACCGGAGACACCGCCGAGCCCGACCTCCCGGGAGGGCGGCTCGGAGTGCGCGGACGCTCGTGGGGGCGCCTGGTCGCCTCGCTCCGGATCGGCCAGGCCGTCATCACCGTCGTACTCACGGTCGTCGGCGTCCTCCGCTCGCTCGCCGACGGGCTCCCGGTGCCGGGTCTGCTCGCGATCGCCCTCGCCTTCCTCGGCTGGTACGGCGGCGGCCTCCTGCTCTCCTCCCGGACGGACGACCGCGCTCTCGCCGCGGGCTGGCTTCTCGGACTCACGGTGATCTGGCTCGCCGCCGTGGCGCTGTCGCCGGAGTTCGTCTGGCTCGCGTTCTCGTTGTGGCTGCTCGCCGGCTTCCTGCTGCGACTGCGCGGGGCCGTGCTGCTCAGCATCCTCATCCTCGTCGTGGTCATCGTCGCGCCCCTGCTGCACACCGGGACGACCACGTACGCGAACGTGATCGGGCCGTTGGTGGGCGGTCTCTTCGCGCTCGGGATCTCCCGCGGCTATCTCGAGCTGGTCCGCGACGGGCGGGAGCGGCGGCGGCTCATCGCCTCCCTCGTCGCCACGCAGCAGGAGATGGCGGCCCTCCAGGACGAGCTCGCCCGCACCCAGCGGGAATCCGGCGCTGCCGCCGAGCGCACCAGGGTCTCGCGCGACATCCACGACACGGTCGCCCAGAGCCTGTCGTCCATCGTCCTGCTGGCCCGGTCGGCGCAGGAGCACGAGGAGGGCCGGGGGCGGGCGCTGGCGCAGATCGGGGCGCTCGCCGCGGAGGGGCTCGCCGATGCCCGGCGCATCGTGGACGATCTCATGCCCGCCGAGCTCGACGGCTCCGCGCTGAGCGAGGCCCTCGCCCGCATGGTGGACCGCCTGGCGGCCGAGACCGGGATCGCGACCGCCTTCCACGCCGACGAGGAGCTGCCCGCACTCGGCCTCGACGCGGAGGTCGCCCTGCTGCGGACGGCGCAGTCCGCGCTCGCCAACGTGCGCAGCCACGCCGGCGCCACTCGCGTGGTGGTGACGCTGGCGGACGCCGGCGACGCGGTGCGGCTGGACGTGGTGGATGACGGGCGTGGCTTCGACCCGTCCCGGCTGGAGTCGCCGGGGCCGGGCGGAGGGTACGGTCTGCGGGCGATGCGGGCCCGGCTGCGCGAGCTCGGCGGCGGCCTCGACGTGGAGAGCGCCCCCGGAGACGGCGCCGCCCTCTCCGCTCACCTGCCCCTCGGGGGCCGGTCGTGA
- a CDS encoding YigZ family protein, with protein MSTPHPFPATIAAAVDHELVIRKSRFLTHVAPVSSVAEAEAVIATIRKRAWDANHNCTAMVTGLHGDQARSSDDGEPSGTAGVPMLEVLRRRGLTDVVAVVTRYFGGVKLGAGGLIRAYSFAVSETLDRAALVRRAALTQATVEVPHADAGRYDNLLRDWAASHGSTLGDPAYGAAARLELWVPAAELPRLTADLAAASGGTVVPVAGVERIVDVAD; from the coding sequence ATGTCGACTCCGCACCCGTTTCCGGCGACGATCGCGGCGGCCGTCGACCACGAGCTCGTGATCCGGAAGTCGCGCTTCCTCACCCATGTCGCACCGGTGTCGTCGGTGGCCGAGGCCGAGGCCGTCATCGCGACGATCCGGAAACGTGCGTGGGACGCGAACCACAACTGCACCGCGATGGTCACCGGGCTGCACGGCGACCAGGCGCGCTCCTCGGACGACGGCGAACCCTCCGGCACCGCCGGCGTCCCGATGCTCGAGGTGCTGCGGCGCCGCGGCCTCACCGACGTCGTCGCGGTGGTGACCCGGTACTTCGGCGGGGTGAAGCTCGGGGCGGGCGGCCTCATCCGCGCCTACTCGTTCGCCGTCTCCGAGACGCTCGACCGCGCCGCCCTCGTGCGTCGGGCGGCGCTCACCCAGGCGACGGTCGAGGTGCCGCATGCCGATGCCGGCCGCTACGACAATCTGCTCCGCGACTGGGCGGCCTCCCACGGCTCGACGCTCGGTGACCCCGCGTACGGCGCCGCCGCGCGCCTGGAGCTGTGGGTGCCCGCAGCGGAACTGCCCCGACTGACCGCCGACCTCGCCGCCGCGTCCGGCGGGACGGTGGTTCCCGTCGCCGGCGTCGAGCGGATCGTCGACGTCGCGGACTGA
- a CDS encoding DnaJ domain-containing protein, protein MSDSPLSASPYEILGVDPAVDDAELRRAYRLRLRQTHPDTGGDAAVFIQVQRAWELIGTAEDRAAYDRRAGVTDDGGEWSGWRPQAARTDTRPRARSYGHPGGWRRERYLSLIREWAGHGVEVPDPYAPALVRAAPRELRRLLADALAEEATARTVSDLGMGFTVWHDVAAGQTPEDKLDHVVLSPSGLYGVMSEDFGGVVGFRRGEITGPSLGTRAPVTAALARMRAVAKAAKVKFGGAIVVLPDDDLAQAVTPLGSTRGVPVVVVRRSALAMVLRQGVPGARAIGGNELFDVRTRLQQTVRFV, encoded by the coding sequence ATGTCCGACAGTCCGCTCTCAGCCTCGCCGTACGAGATCCTCGGCGTGGACCCGGCCGTCGACGACGCCGAGCTCCGTCGGGCGTATCGGCTCCGACTGCGGCAGACGCATCCCGACACCGGCGGCGATGCCGCCGTGTTCATCCAGGTGCAGCGGGCGTGGGAGCTCATCGGCACCGCGGAGGACCGCGCCGCGTACGACCGCCGCGCGGGCGTGACCGACGACGGCGGCGAATGGAGCGGCTGGCGTCCGCAGGCCGCGCGGACGGACACCCGCCCGCGTGCCCGCTCCTACGGGCACCCCGGCGGCTGGCGCCGGGAGCGCTACCTCTCCTTGATCCGCGAGTGGGCGGGTCACGGGGTCGAGGTGCCCGATCCGTACGCCCCGGCCCTGGTCCGCGCGGCCCCACGGGAGCTCCGGCGGCTGCTCGCCGACGCGCTCGCGGAGGAGGCCACGGCCCGCACGGTCTCCGACCTCGGGATGGGCTTCACGGTGTGGCACGACGTCGCCGCGGGGCAGACCCCCGAGGACAAGCTCGATCACGTCGTGCTCAGCCCCTCCGGCCTCTACGGCGTCATGTCCGAGGACTTCGGGGGCGTGGTGGGCTTCCGCCGCGGGGAGATCACCGGCCCGAGCCTCGGCACGAGGGCACCGGTCACCGCCGCCCTTGCACGGATGCGCGCGGTCGCGAAGGCGGCCAAGGTGAAGTTCGGCGGTGCGATCGTCGTGCTCCCGGACGACGATCTCGCCCAGGCGGTCACCCCGCTGGGCAGCACCCGCGGGGTCCCGGTCGTCGTGGTGCGCCGCAGCGCCCTGGCGATGGTGCTGCGTCAGGGTGTGCCGGGCGCGCGGGCCATCGGGGGCAACGAGCTGTTCGATGTCCGCACCCGCCTCCAGCAGACCGTCCGCTTCGTCTGA
- a CDS encoding Fur family transcriptional regulator: METELDSALRDAGLRATAGRVAVLEALGSMAHTDAERVYRAVSDVLPTTSIQSVHNILADLTTAGLIRRIEPAGSAALYERRIDDNHHHVVCTSCGAVGDVDCVVGEAPCLTPSSTGGFTVQTAEVTFWGLCPSCQNAA; the protein is encoded by the coding sequence ATGGAGACGGAACTCGACTCGGCGTTGCGCGACGCCGGGCTGCGTGCGACCGCGGGCCGCGTCGCCGTTCTCGAGGCGCTCGGCTCCATGGCCCATACGGATGCGGAGCGGGTCTACCGCGCCGTGTCCGACGTGCTCCCGACGACGTCGATCCAGTCGGTGCACAACATCCTCGCGGACCTGACGACGGCGGGCCTCATCCGCCGGATCGAACCGGCAGGCTCCGCGGCGCTGTACGAACGGCGCATCGACGACAACCACCACCACGTCGTCTGCACCTCCTGCGGTGCGGTCGGCGATGTGGACTGCGTCGTCGGCGAGGCGCCGTGTCTCACCCCGTCCTCGACGGGGGGCTTCACCGTGCAGACAGCTGAAGTCACCTTCTGGGGCCTCTGCCCCAGCTGCCAGAACGCCGCATAG